A region from the Cryptosporangium minutisporangium genome encodes:
- the rpsJ gene encoding 30S ribosomal protein S10: MAGQKIRIRLKAYDHEVIDSSARKIVDTVIRTGASVAGPVPLPTEKNIYCVIRSPHKYKDSREHFEMRTHKRLIDILDPTPKTVDSLMRLDLPAGVDIEIKL; encoded by the coding sequence ATGGCGGGACAGAAGATCCGCATCCGGCTCAAGGCCTATGACCACGAGGTCATCGACAGCTCGGCGCGGAAGATCGTCGACACCGTGATCCGCACCGGTGCGTCGGTTGCGGGCCCCGTGCCGCTGCCGACCGAGAAGAACATCTACTGCGTGATCCGCTCGCCGCACAAGTACAAGGACTCCCGCGAGCACTTCGAGATGCGGACCCACAAGCGGCTGATCGACATCCTCGACCCGACGCCGAAGACCGTCGACTCGCTCATGCGGCTCGACCTCCCCGCCGGCGTCGACATCGAGATCAAGCTCTAA